A genome region from Clupea harengus chromosome 7, Ch_v2.0.2, whole genome shotgun sequence includes the following:
- the lipg gene encoding endothelial lipase produces MKSTIILLVFFIYCAAFAYSSGLEENALEEYDGKLLKDPDALHDQIKYDFRKSLDLDEEGCVLHPERREGLKECGFNTTAKTILIIHGWTMSGIFESWMHKLVAAVQEREPEANVFVVEWLNLAHQLYPDAVNHTRRVGLSIADLLNWLQDDMNMPLQNVHLIGYSLGAHVAGYAGNFVKGTVGRITGLDPAGPMFEGVDSHRRLSPDDADFVDVLHTYTREALGVSIGIQQPIGDIDIYPNGGDIQPGCALGDVVAYAGGGFVDVLKCEHERAVHLFVDSLSKDHTSYAYQCTGPDRFKKGICLSCRKNRCNNMGYNAKKMRKRRNSKMYLKTRADTPFGGYHYQMKMHVFNRKQSDDADPIFNVKLLGSHNDTSDLGVSIPGKVGLNFTNTFLVFVEEDIGDLLKIQLSWEGPAESMASLFRSIKKSFWSWSSPPSNQVLQVRRIRVKCGETQKKYTFCAEKEISENDIVPGKHLTFSKCRDGWEVKPRKRFHI; encoded by the exons AATATGATGGGAAACTGCTGAAGGATCCAGATGCACTTCATGACCAGATCAAATATGACTTCCGCAAGTCATTAGACCTAGATGAGGAGGGCTGTGTTCTCCAtcctgagaggagagagggcctGAAGGAGTGTGGTTTCAACACCACAGCCAAGACCATCCTTATCATACATGGCTGGACG ATGAGTGGCATATTCGAGAGCTGGATGCATAAGCTTGTGGCGGCTGTGCAAGAGCGAGAGCCGGAAGCCAATGTGTTCGTCGTTGAATGGTTGAACCTCGCCCATCAGCTCTACCCTGATGCTGTCAATCACACCCGTCGCGTTGGACTCAGCATCGCAGACCTGCTCAACTGGctccag GACGACATGAATATGCCATTGCAGAATGTCCACCTGATTGGTTATAGCCTTGGGGCACATGTTGCAGGCTACGCAGGCAATTTTGTGAAAGGCACAGTTGGAAGAATAACAG gcTTGGACCCAGCAGGACCGATGTTTGAAGGAGTGGACTCACACCGGCGACTTTCTCCAGATGACGCAGACTTTGTGGATGTcctgcacacgtacacacgggAGGCCCTGGGCGTCAGCATTGGCATCCAGCAGCCAATAGGAGACATCGACATCTATCCAAATGGTGGTGACATCCAACCGGGCTGCGCATTGGGTGATGTTGTGGCGTATGCTGGTGGAG GTTTTGTGGATGTGTTGAAGTGCGAGCATGAAAGAGCAGTGCACCTATTTGTCGACTCCCTGAGTAAGGACCACACCAGCTATGCGTACCAGTGCACCGGGCCCGACCGCTTCAAGAAGGGGATCTGCCTGAGCTGCCGCAAGAACCGCTGCAACAACATGGGCTACAACGCCAAGAAAATGCGTAAACGGAGGAACAGTAAGATGTATCTGAAGACTCGCGCGGACACGCCGTTCGGAG GTTACCACTACCAGATGAAGATGCACGTGTTCAACAGAAAGCAGTCCGATGACGCTGACCCCATCTTCAATGTCAAGCTCTTGGGGTCTCACAACGACACTTCTGATCTCGGCGTCAGCAT ACCAGGAAAAGTTGGCCTGAACTTCACCAACACGTTCTTGGTGTTTGTTGAGGAAGACATTGGTGACCTCCTGAAGATCCAGCTCAGCTGGGAAGGACCTGCGGAGTCTATGGCGTCCCTGTTTAGAAGCATCAAGAAGAGCTTCTGGTCCTGGTCTAGTCCACCATCCAATCAGGTCTTACAGGTGCGCCGGATCCGTGTGAAATGCGGAGAGACTCAGAAAAA ATACACTTTTTGTGCAGAGAAAGAAATTTCTGAGAATGATATCGTACCCGGCAAGCATCTAACATTCTCGAAATGTCGCGATGGCTGGGAGGTGAAGCCAAGAAAAAG aTTCCACATCTGA